The Coffea arabica cultivar ET-39 chromosome 4e, Coffea Arabica ET-39 HiFi, whole genome shotgun sequence genome includes a window with the following:
- the LOC113742507 gene encoding protein CDI, with product MRAVEGGESPLNFGVDELGSGSVTRQSGAYISKLKIFIGYDPREDIAYEVCRYSLLKRSSIPVEITPIKQSELRGKGLYWRERGKLESTEFSFSRFLTPHLADYEGWAMFVDCDFLYLGDIKELTDLIDDKFAIMCVQHDYAPKETTKMDGAVQTVYPRKNWSSMVLYNCSHPKNRILTPEVVNTESGAFLHRFQWLEDDEIGEIPFVWNFLVGHNRVVEGDSSTFPKAIHYTLGGPWFEAWKDCEFGDLWLKELEEYKKAKEKKVDS from the exons ATGAGGGCGGTTGAAGGTGGAGAGAGCCCGCTCAATTTTGGAGTTGATGAGCTTGGCTCGGGCTCGGTCACTCGCCAGTCGGGAGC TTACATATCCAAATTGAAGATCTTTATTGGGTATGATCCCCGTGAGGACATCGCTTACGAGGTTTGCCGTTATTCATTGCTGAAAAGATCTTCTATCCCGGTTGAGATTACCCCAATTAAACAATCTGAATTGAGGGGAAAGGGTCTTTATTGGCGTGAAAGAGGGAAGCTAGAGAGCACTGAATTTTCGTTTTCGCGGTTTTTGACTCCCCATTTAGCTGATTATGAAGGTTGGGCCATGTTTGTTGATTGTGATTTTCTGTACCTTGGTGATATAAAGGAATTAACCGATTTGATTGATGATAAATTTGCTATAATGTGTGTACAACATGATTATGCCCCTaaagaaacaaccaaaatggATGGGGCTGTGCAGACGGTTTATCCGAGGAAGAATTGGTCTTCCATGGTTTTGTACAATTGTAGTCACCCTAAAAATAGGATCTTGACTCCTGAGGTGGTGAACACAGAATCAGGGGCATTTTTGCATAGGTTTCAGTGGTTGGAGGATGATGAGATTGGGGAGATTCCGTTCGTGTGGAATTTTCTTGTGGGGCATAACAGGGTTGTTGAGGGCGATTCAAGCACATTCCCTAAGGCAATACATTATACATTAGGAGGCCCATGGTTCGAGGCATGGAAGGATTGTGAGTTTGGAGACTTGTGGTTGAAGGAGCTTGAGGAGTATAAGAAGGCGAAAGAGAAGAAGGTAGATAGCTAA
- the LOC113742504 gene encoding protein FAR1-RELATED SEQUENCE 5-like has protein sequence MGQDGALKTQLMTWCRKQRINQMALDVCGRLRSFDLNQEPECDRDTFIEESGGSIGGHEDEEADELVGAIGVDDVMKLTFDTEEEAGEFYNLYAKLSGFGIRKSNAKRDADGISRFRKWVCCCEGYRNEKWFNYEDRKREAKPITRTGCGACFRVKYDIESVKYVVTRFIMEHNHPLASEASVQHIRSHRKVSDAEYAQAKSLKLVGARICQIMKHFVIKAGGYSNVGFCIKDLYNRMDEERRKDIFNGDAEGALGFLAAKKDADDMFFYKYHVDNEGRLAMLFWADSKSRADFSVFGDVLVFDTTYKTNKYRKPLVVLAGVNNHLNSTVFGCALLSDERIETYEWVLSTFVEAMKGRKPVAVMTDGDSAMRRAIKNLLPDACHRLCSWHLHRNARSNIRCEEFNNRFYNLMARKCSTLEFEDRWARLVNECGVVENEWVKKLYRRRRLWAEAYLRGHFFAGMRSTQRCEKMNAFLNEYLNEKMRLYEFVRSFDLAIAWLRHTESKAVHTSENTKPVLTTILPELEGSAAEVFTRNVFFMVRKHLNRQGLLISEGWSEDGGNRTYYYSKYGGHEISWRVDYDRSMEKLICSCMKFESKGIPCAHMFRVMVVEGMNRIPEACISKRWTKGVHCSNNGMKEFVADEQLTQMARYGTLKSSCNTMCYYASYMDDAFNDLQQMFDKHSVDLKEKWIDRGYGGDGFAMDSRVRNDRSRRTFGLLDPRVSRCKGDHKHAEAKKKRKCGHCRLQAGHNQRTCPYKKNSHNTAVDDDYMENCLDDSLEKSFEIGTGCSDSGEWRGQAFVPQPFGSGGRDTGGQQRSPGER, from the exons ATGGGGCAGGATGGGGCGCTTAAAACTCAACTCATGACATGGTGCAGGAAACAGAGAATTAATCAAATGGCGTTGGATGTTTGCGGCAGGTTAAGGTCATTTGACCTTAACCAAGAACCTGAGTGTGACCGAGACACATTCATTGAAGAAAGCGGTGGTTCAATAGGAGGACACGAAGATGAGGAGGCAGATGAATTGGTGGGCGCAATAGGCGTGGATGACGTAATGAAATTAACATTTGACACGGAAGAAGAAGCTGGGGAATTCTATAATTTGTATGCGAAACTAAGCGGATTTGGGATTCGTAAAAGTAATGCCAAACGAGATGCAGATGGCATTTCAAGATTTAGAAAATGGGTATGTTGCTGTGAAGGTTACAGGAATGAAAAGTGGTTTAATTATGAAGACCGGAAAAGAGAAGCAAAACCAATCACAAGAACCGGGTGTGGGGCTTGCTTTCGCGTGAAATATGACATAGAATCGGTAAAGTATGTGGTGACACGTTTCATTATGGAGCACAATCACCCGCTGGCATCAGAGGCAAGTGTGCAACACATTAGGTCGCATAGAAAAGTGAGCGATGCAGAATATGCGCAGGCAAAAAGTCTAAAGTTGGTTGGGGCCAGAATATGCCAGATAATGAAACATTTTGTTATCAAAGCCGGAGGGTATAGTAACGTGGGATTTTGCATTAAGGATTTGTATAACCGAATGGACGAGGAACGTAGAAAAGATATTTTTAATGGCGATGCAGAAGGGGCACTTGGGTTCTTGGCAGCGAAGAAGGATGCcgatgacatgttcttttatAAATATCATGTAGATAACGAAGGAAGATTGGCAATGTTGTTTTGGGCAGATTCTAAATCTCGTGCGGACTTCAGTGTATTTGGAGATGTATTGGTGTTTGATACaacatacaaaacaaataaataccgCAAGCCACTAGTTGTACTTGCAGGGGTAAACAACCATTTGAACAGTACTGTTTTTGGCTGTGCACTGCTATCAGATGAGAGGATTGAAACATATGAATGGGTGCTAAGTACATTTGTAGAGGCTATGAAAGGTAGAAAGCCAGTAGCAGTGATGACAGATGGGGACAGTGCAATGAGAAGAGCTATAAAGAATCTTCTCCCGGATGCTTGTCACAGGCTATGTTCGTGGCACTTGCATAGAAATGCACGGAGTAATATTCGCTGCGAGGAGTTTAATAACAGGTTCTATAACCTGATGGCGAGAAAGTGTAGCACTCTTGAGTTTGAGGATCGGTGGGCTAGGTTGGTTAATGAATGTGGGGTGGTAGAGAATGAGTGGGTGAAGAAATTGTACCGTAGGAGAAGGTTATGGGCAGAGGCCTATTTACGCGGTCATTTTTTTGCAGGTATGAGAAGTACTCAAAGGTGTGAGAAAATGAATGCTTTTTTGAACGAGTACTTGAATGAAAAAATGCGACTATATGAATTCGTTAGAAGTTTTGATTTGGCAATAGCATGGCTTCGACATACCGAGAGCAAAGCAGTTCACACAAGCGAAAACACAAAACCAGTCTTAACCACAATCCTGCCCGAATTAGAGGGGAGCGCAGCGGAGGTGTTTACAAGGAATGTGTTCTTCATGGTGAGGAAGCATTTGAACAGGCAAGGACTTCTAATTTCTGAGGGCTGGAGCGAGGATGGAGGGAATCGTACATATTATTACTCGAAATATGGTGGACACGAAATAAGTTGGAGGGTGGATTATGATAGGTCAATGGAGAAGCTAATCTGCTCTTGCATGAAATTCGAGTCAAAGGGGATTCCTTGTGCTCACATGTTTCGCGTGATGGTGGTAGAAGGAATGAACAGGATCCCAGAAGCATGCATTTCGAAGCGGTGGACAAAGGGAGTTCACTGTAGTAATAATGGAATGAAAGAATTTGTTGCAGACGAACAGCTGACACAAATGGCCAGATATGGCACTTTAAAGTCCAGCTGTAATACTATGTGTTACTATGCCTCCTACATGGATGATGCGTTTAATGACCTGCAACAGATGTTTGACAAGCATTCTGTGGACCTAAAGGAGAAGTGGATTGATAGGGGATATGGGGGAGATGGATTTGCAATGGATTCAAGAGTGAGGAACGATAGAAGTAGAAGAACATTCGGGCTGTTAGATCCTAGGGTGTCCCGGTGTAAAGGTGATCACAAGCATGCAGaagcaaagaagaaaagaaagtgtgGTCATTGCAG ATTGCAGGCAGGCCACAACCAACGAACATGCCCATACAAAAAGAATTCGCACAACACAGCAGTTGATGATGATTATATGGAAAACTGTTTGGATGACTCGctggaaaaatcatttgaaattgGTACGGGCTGCAGCGACTCAGGCGAATGGAGAGGACAAGCATTTGTACCACAACCATTCGGTAGCGGTGGAAGGGACACAGGTGGCCAACAAAGAAGTCCAGGAGAAAGATGA
- the LOC113742593 gene encoding protein ASPARTIC PROTEASE IN GUARD CELL 1 isoform X3 — MYMARKAQRPFPSVNIFIIGLSFFSFTLSPFSPQVVSASAFKRLQLFSTEEAQPSSTSSVLSLSLHPHSSIIKLPYDNYSDLVLSRLASDRARAKLINSNIERAVSTFNRRHAVKPDVQVQPEDLKTPLTHSEGGYLARIGVGRPVKEFHLIADTGSQITWLQCLPCDPCYEQSDPIFDPSGSSSFSPLSCASQECTSLGKNQNCKADPCTYKASYGDNFSSMGEFATETVSFGSSGSVDKVAIGCGHTNQGGFGGADGILGLGGTPVGFPSQITATSFSYCLVDMDSNSSSSLEFNSTPPGDSVFVPLIINPRIEAYYYVELTGVTINGEKVSIPASDYQIGEDGRGGILVDSGTTITEFPTQVYYSVRDTFVKYARALPPASGFDYGPVKLDTCYDLSSEPTDGYPTMSFEFHGGQTLSLRPANYLIRVDTSGKHCLAFTGSSERVSSERVSIIGNIQQQGMRVTYDLTNKTRKFND, encoded by the coding sequence ATGTACATGGCTCGAAAAGCTCAAAGGCCATTTCCATCCGTTAACATCTTCATCATCGGCCTCTCCTTCTTCTCTTTCACCCTCAGTCCTTTTTCACCTCAAGTTGTCTCTGCTTCAGCTTTCAAGAGGCTTCAACTCTTCTCAACCGAAGAAGCTCAGCCTAGCTCAACCTCCTCCGTCTTGTCACTCTCCCTACATCCTCATTCCTCCATCATAAAGCTGCCATACGACAACTACTCTGACCTGGTACTCTCCCGACTCGCGAGTGACCGAGCCCGAGCCAAGCTCATCAACTCCAACATCGAACGGGCTGTCTCCACCTTCAACCGCCGTCATGCTGTTAAACCGGACGTACAAGTCCAGCCGGAGGACCTCAAAACTCCACTGACTCATTCTGAGGGAGGGTACTTAGCTCGGATCGGAGTGGGCCGACCCGTGAAAGAATTCCACCTGATAGCGGATACGGGTAGCCAAATCACCTGGCTCCAATGCCTGCCCTGCGATCCATGCTACGAACAATCCGACCCGATCTTTGACCCATCCGGGTCTTCATCTTTTAGTCCTTTATCCTGTGCATCGCAGGAGTGTACCTCCCTGGGAAAAAACCAAAATTGCAAAGCTGACCCGTGTACGTATAAAGCGTCGTACGGAGATAACTTCAGTAGCATGGGCGAATTCGCCACCGAAACGGTATCGTTTGGAAGTTCGGGCTCGGTTGACAAAGTAGCCATCGGGTGCGGGCATACGAACCAGGGCGGGTTTGGCGGGGCAGATGGGATACTTGGTCTTGGGGGCACTCCTGTAGGCTTCCCTTCTCAAATTACAGCGACGTCGTTCTCCTACTGCCTTGTGGATATGGACTCGAACTCGTCCTCGAGTCTTGAGTTTAACTCAACTCCACCTGGTGACTCAGTCTTCGTTCCCTTGATAATTAACCCAAGAATTGAGGCTTATTACTACGTGGAACTCACGGGGGTCACTATTAATGGAGAAAAAGTATCCATCCCGGCATCAGATTACCAAATAGGCGAAGATGGACGCGGGGGAATCTTAGTTGACTCGGGCACCACGATAACTGAGTTCCCAACTCAGGTTTATTACTCGGTCCGCGATACGTTTGTTAAGTACGCTCGAGCCTTGCCTCCCGCGAGCGGGTTCGACTATGGTCCAGTTAAACTTGACACTTGCTATGATCTATCATCTGAACCCACAGATGGCTATCCAACGATGTCGTTTGAATTCCATGGGGGCCAAACGCTGTCGCTGAGGCCTGCAAATTATTTGATTCGTGTTGATACCAGTGGCAAGCACTGTTTGGCTTTCACCGGCAGTTCGGAACGGGTGTCTTCGGAACGGGTGTCAATAATTGGGAACATACAGCAGCAAGGGATGCGGGTCACTTACGACCTTACCAATAAG
- the LOC113742593 gene encoding protein ASPARTIC PROTEASE IN GUARD CELL 1 isoform X1: MYMARKAQRPFPSVNIFIIGLSFFSFTLSPFSPQVVSASAFKRLQLFSTEEAQPSSTSSVLSLSLHPHSSIIKLPYDNYSDLVLSRLASDRARAKLINSNIERAVSTFNRRHAVKPDVQVQPEDLKTPLTHSEGGYLARIGVGRPVKEFHLIADTGSQITWLQCLPCDPCYEQSDPIFDPSGSSSFSPLSCASQECTSLGKNQNCKADPCTYKASYGDNFSSMGEFATETVSFGSSGSVDKVAIGCGHTNQGGFGGADGILGLGGTPVGFPSQITATSFSYCLVDMDSNSSSSLEFNSTPPGDSVFVPLIINPRIEAYYYVELTGVTINGEKVSIPASDYQIGEDGRGGILVDSGTTITEFPTQVYYSVRDTFVKYARALPPASGFDYGPVKLDTCYDLSSEPTDGYPTMSFEFHGGQTLSLRPANYLIRVDTSGKHCLAFTGSSERVSSERVSIIGNIQQQGMRVTYDLTNKRFSGEVDEMETEENKSRPE, encoded by the coding sequence ATGTACATGGCTCGAAAAGCTCAAAGGCCATTTCCATCCGTTAACATCTTCATCATCGGCCTCTCCTTCTTCTCTTTCACCCTCAGTCCTTTTTCACCTCAAGTTGTCTCTGCTTCAGCTTTCAAGAGGCTTCAACTCTTCTCAACCGAAGAAGCTCAGCCTAGCTCAACCTCCTCCGTCTTGTCACTCTCCCTACATCCTCATTCCTCCATCATAAAGCTGCCATACGACAACTACTCTGACCTGGTACTCTCCCGACTCGCGAGTGACCGAGCCCGAGCCAAGCTCATCAACTCCAACATCGAACGGGCTGTCTCCACCTTCAACCGCCGTCATGCTGTTAAACCGGACGTACAAGTCCAGCCGGAGGACCTCAAAACTCCACTGACTCATTCTGAGGGAGGGTACTTAGCTCGGATCGGAGTGGGCCGACCCGTGAAAGAATTCCACCTGATAGCGGATACGGGTAGCCAAATCACCTGGCTCCAATGCCTGCCCTGCGATCCATGCTACGAACAATCCGACCCGATCTTTGACCCATCCGGGTCTTCATCTTTTAGTCCTTTATCCTGTGCATCGCAGGAGTGTACCTCCCTGGGAAAAAACCAAAATTGCAAAGCTGACCCGTGTACGTATAAAGCGTCGTACGGAGATAACTTCAGTAGCATGGGCGAATTCGCCACCGAAACGGTATCGTTTGGAAGTTCGGGCTCGGTTGACAAAGTAGCCATCGGGTGCGGGCATACGAACCAGGGCGGGTTTGGCGGGGCAGATGGGATACTTGGTCTTGGGGGCACTCCTGTAGGCTTCCCTTCTCAAATTACAGCGACGTCGTTCTCCTACTGCCTTGTGGATATGGACTCGAACTCGTCCTCGAGTCTTGAGTTTAACTCAACTCCACCTGGTGACTCAGTCTTCGTTCCCTTGATAATTAACCCAAGAATTGAGGCTTATTACTACGTGGAACTCACGGGGGTCACTATTAATGGAGAAAAAGTATCCATCCCGGCATCAGATTACCAAATAGGCGAAGATGGACGCGGGGGAATCTTAGTTGACTCGGGCACCACGATAACTGAGTTCCCAACTCAGGTTTATTACTCGGTCCGCGATACGTTTGTTAAGTACGCTCGAGCCTTGCCTCCCGCGAGCGGGTTCGACTATGGTCCAGTTAAACTTGACACTTGCTATGATCTATCATCTGAACCCACAGATGGCTATCCAACGATGTCGTTTGAATTCCATGGGGGCCAAACGCTGTCGCTGAGGCCTGCAAATTATTTGATTCGTGTTGATACCAGTGGCAAGCACTGTTTGGCTTTCACCGGCAGTTCGGAACGGGTGTCTTCGGAACGGGTGTCAATAATTGGGAACATACAGCAGCAAGGGATGCGGGTCACTTACGACCTTACCAATAAG
- the LOC113742593 gene encoding protein ASPARTIC PROTEASE IN GUARD CELL 1 isoform X2, with the protein MYMARKAQRPFPSVNIFIIGLSFFSFTLSPFSPQVVSASAFKRLQLFSTEEAQPSSTSSVLSLSLHPHSSIIKLPYDNYSDLVLSRLASDRARAKLINSNIERAVSTFNRRHAVKPDVQVQPEDLKTPLTHSEGGYLARIGVGRPVKEFHLIADTGSQITWLQCLPCDPCYEQSDPIFDPSGSSSFSPLSCASQECTSLGKNQNCKADPCTYKASYGDNFSSMGEFATETVSFGSSGSVDKVAIGCGHTNQGGFGGADGILGLGGTPVGFPSQITATSFSYCLVDMDSNSSSSLEFNSTPPGDSVFVPLIINPRIEAYYYVELTGVTINGEKVSIPASDYQIGEDGRGGILVDSGTTITEFPTQVYYSVRDTFVKYARALPPASGFDYGPVKLDTCYDLSSEPTDGYPTMSFEFHGGQTLSLRPANYLIRVDTSGKHCLAFTGSSERVSSERVSIIGNIQQQGMRVTYDLTNKTFEQTRKFND; encoded by the coding sequence ATGTACATGGCTCGAAAAGCTCAAAGGCCATTTCCATCCGTTAACATCTTCATCATCGGCCTCTCCTTCTTCTCTTTCACCCTCAGTCCTTTTTCACCTCAAGTTGTCTCTGCTTCAGCTTTCAAGAGGCTTCAACTCTTCTCAACCGAAGAAGCTCAGCCTAGCTCAACCTCCTCCGTCTTGTCACTCTCCCTACATCCTCATTCCTCCATCATAAAGCTGCCATACGACAACTACTCTGACCTGGTACTCTCCCGACTCGCGAGTGACCGAGCCCGAGCCAAGCTCATCAACTCCAACATCGAACGGGCTGTCTCCACCTTCAACCGCCGTCATGCTGTTAAACCGGACGTACAAGTCCAGCCGGAGGACCTCAAAACTCCACTGACTCATTCTGAGGGAGGGTACTTAGCTCGGATCGGAGTGGGCCGACCCGTGAAAGAATTCCACCTGATAGCGGATACGGGTAGCCAAATCACCTGGCTCCAATGCCTGCCCTGCGATCCATGCTACGAACAATCCGACCCGATCTTTGACCCATCCGGGTCTTCATCTTTTAGTCCTTTATCCTGTGCATCGCAGGAGTGTACCTCCCTGGGAAAAAACCAAAATTGCAAAGCTGACCCGTGTACGTATAAAGCGTCGTACGGAGATAACTTCAGTAGCATGGGCGAATTCGCCACCGAAACGGTATCGTTTGGAAGTTCGGGCTCGGTTGACAAAGTAGCCATCGGGTGCGGGCATACGAACCAGGGCGGGTTTGGCGGGGCAGATGGGATACTTGGTCTTGGGGGCACTCCTGTAGGCTTCCCTTCTCAAATTACAGCGACGTCGTTCTCCTACTGCCTTGTGGATATGGACTCGAACTCGTCCTCGAGTCTTGAGTTTAACTCAACTCCACCTGGTGACTCAGTCTTCGTTCCCTTGATAATTAACCCAAGAATTGAGGCTTATTACTACGTGGAACTCACGGGGGTCACTATTAATGGAGAAAAAGTATCCATCCCGGCATCAGATTACCAAATAGGCGAAGATGGACGCGGGGGAATCTTAGTTGACTCGGGCACCACGATAACTGAGTTCCCAACTCAGGTTTATTACTCGGTCCGCGATACGTTTGTTAAGTACGCTCGAGCCTTGCCTCCCGCGAGCGGGTTCGACTATGGTCCAGTTAAACTTGACACTTGCTATGATCTATCATCTGAACCCACAGATGGCTATCCAACGATGTCGTTTGAATTCCATGGGGGCCAAACGCTGTCGCTGAGGCCTGCAAATTATTTGATTCGTGTTGATACCAGTGGCAAGCACTGTTTGGCTTTCACCGGCAGTTCGGAACGGGTGTCTTCGGAACGGGTGTCAATAATTGGGAACATACAGCAGCAAGGGATGCGGGTCACTTACGACCTTACCAATAAG